The window GTAtagaatctttttttcttttttaagggaATGAGTGATGTAAGGATTTGATAAAACATTCATCattgctgaaatttttattatatcattaattgATAACATCTGTATATAAAATTACTTTCACAAGGTTTTGAAAATTGAGgggtgtatacatatattctttATTGTATCACAAagttatattttcaaattcgcAAAGAATCGTATCAGTGGTACATTCATTATAAATAGTAACTTCAATCGTTTCATGTAACATTCGTTACAATGTAACCATTATCTTAATTGAACTAATAATAGGAAATTAGTTGCAACACATTAGGACATTGTAAGTACAATGAATTATCCCTATAATTCATATAAAcctgataaaaataatttcagattTATTAAGTAAcaagtattaataattatttattactttttttttttatttataaaatttgtaaaagtttcaaaaaattaaatttttgaaaagtttgtttgtaacattcattttatttttctttatagtCGTTTCCATTGTAAAACTCTTAAAACAATCGTAATACTATCTAAAGCAAGTCTTGTATCATGAGATCACTGAATTTCCTAAACTTCATCTATCTATTCTCCATACATATGTCCAGTCTAGTGAAATGCGCGATATTAATTGTCATAGCGACTGTTTATACAGTTTTTCCTCAGTTTCAACAGTACAGGTAGCGAAAGCTTGACCCATTTTTATTGTCTGCCCTTCTtgtatacaaaatttgaaaTCTTTTGGAGCTTCAAACAGCAATACAATTGTAGATCCCATTCTAAATTCACCAAATAATTCTCCTTTCTTTAAGTGTATACAACCTAAGTGAGCATCCTTCCAATATTTTGCTTCAggccatttaataacatttgtaCGTAGTTCCTTATCACAGTAAACTCTTATAGAACCTACATTTGTAGCTCCAACTGCTGTATAAGCCATAAAACCACCAGTCCATTTACCAATATATGTTACACGTTCGTTTAACgaaaataaatttggaaaatatcgGACTATCTTTGGATTGACGCTAATCAACTTTcctaaaataaatcaattaattttactgactatgatttatttaaattaaaattcaatagcAAAAGACTGTGTTACCTTGAAAATGTCTACGAAATTCTATGTCCCAATCAGTTGGACTATGAAATCTGTGATAATCTCCTGGAGCAAGATAAACTATTAATTGATAAAGCTGATTCATTGGATTCTTTAAAAGAGCCTTTAAATAGGCAGCATCATCTTGTTTTGTAAACTTTGATAATTCATCAGAACCAAATATATTTATGTCTCCTAAAAAATGTCTGAGATTATAAGTAACACCTTTTATTTGTTGCACACAACACGAAGTTACTGGTCCAAAATGTACTACTTTTCCATCAGCAGGTGAAACCTGTAACCAAAGTATGTAAATTTCAACTTgtttacattaattatttacttatGTACAAGTAATATACATACTATGCGTGCATTATGATCAATAGGTCTTGCATCATATTTAAGTGGCCTAACAAAAAAATCAGATAAACTTGGAAATTCAGATAAATCTAAATCAACTTCTTCTAAATTAGCATTAAAAGTTTTTGCATAAAATCCATATAAAATTGGTCTTAAACTGGTTGGTAATTCTAAATTAGCTATCCAACCCCATATCTTGCTGAGTGTTCGAAATGGTAGAAAATAATAACATTTCACCTGTAAAGTTTTTCCAAATGTATAGTACCctttataaaattgtttcagtTAAGATGAAATAATTACATTACTATAACATTAAAACACTATAccacaaaaatattaattggcTCGTACACATTGCTGTCCCTAGGTGTGTATGGATATTTTCTTAAATAGCTATATTGGAATactgttaataatgatattccaACTCCAATAGGAATGCCCCATTTCCGttgttttataaatgaataccAAGGACTGATCTTTTGTTGTTTCGTATTTACATCAGTAACATATGTCTTTGAAAATCCTTGTTTTATTGGAACTCTGAAAAATCTTttggtatataaatatatatgtatggatTCATCTGTAAGAATTCCTTCCAAAGTgtgttaataattataaatatgtaacacttcaatttcattatttatagaGTCACAAACCTAAGATGTTGAATTAATCTggaaattttgtaaactgtcattttaaaatgaacactgatttaaaaaattggCGGAAAATATTCTTGTATCTTTTCGTATTTTTAGGTTAGTTTGAATTATACACAAATTcctacaaaaatataaatatgaagAAAGTGAATAACGCATCCTTCAAATCATTCTAAAATATGACATAATTTATTTGATGCATTAATTCTgatttacaaaaaattaatagatttcAATACACGGTATCGAGACATGTAACACATTCTTACCGACCTACTATAAGCATAAAGAATATAAGCACTGTAGATCTACCACCTTATGTGAGTTCGGATCTCAGAATTTATAATACCGACACTGCTCAAATCCTCAtggtttaattttaattcctgCTACCATTAGCGCTGGGATACAATATCAATCGCAATTGGTATAGCAGAATGTGACATGAAAATGATAAAGGAGAGTTTTAGAGCCCCCTTCCTCCCAAAGAACAAAAAAAGCATTTAGCCATGTatgtaaaatttctattttcattttctaatttatataaataagagATTTCAATCGcctttaatgaaaatataaatacatataatcattataatttgtaataaattacAGGTGAATGTTATACATAAAATGTCAATAACattttattactatttattatatacaatcaattttaatatattaattaatgaatactttttattatacatttcaGTGATAcatttatacattttataatatatcaaGTATAAGGTTTGCTTAAAACAAAGAGAAAAGATCAAGGTAAAACCGATTTTCTACAATCGCGAGATACCTGTGCCACCGGTTGTGCGACCGCCGCAAGAAACGCATAATAACAGGTGGCTCCGCGTCGCGGCAGGTGGAtcggtatcttttttttttatcttttctggACGACGGTGTATGTTCCCCATTGTTTTCGAGTGATGCGCACAGTATCTGATAGGGCGTATTGAAGCCATCGGTATCCAACACTCGATCCGTATTCTTGCCAGCCACAAGTGTCAATAGGAGAAAAGAAAGATGacgattcgaaaaaaaaatgtgCTGTGATCGATGCAATTATTGCGCTGCTTTCCTTGATCAGGTAGAGGTTATATGTAAAATAATCTCTGAAGTATACGCATGAAAGCTTATAGATGTgataaaggaaagaagaaaataatgccACCGTCGTCGCACA is drawn from Osmia lignaria lignaria isolate PbOS001 chromosome 14, iyOsmLign1, whole genome shotgun sequence and contains these coding sequences:
- the Pisd gene encoding phosphatidylserine decarboxylase isoform X1, encoding MTVYKISRLIQHLRFFRVPIKQGFSKTYVTDVNTKQQKISPWYSFIKQRKWGIPIGVGISLLTVFQYSYLRKYPYTPRDSNVYEPINIFVVKCYYFLPFRTLSKIWGWIANLELPTSLRPILYGFYAKTFNANLEEVDLDLSEFPSLSDFFVRPLKYDARPIDHNARIVSPADGKVVHFGPVTSCCVQQIKGVTYNLRHFLGDINIFGSDELSKFTKQDDAAYLKALLKNPMNQLYQLIVYLAPGDYHRFHSPTDWDIEFRRHFQGKLISVNPKIVRYFPNLFSLNERVTYIGKWTGGFMAYTAVGATNVGSIRVYCDKELRTNVIKWPEAKYWKDAHLGCIHLKKGELFGEFRMGSTIVLLFEAPKDFKFCIQEGQTIKMGQAFATCTVETEEKLYKQSL
- the Pisd gene encoding phosphatidylserine decarboxylase isoform X2, giving the protein MTVYKISRLIQHLRVPIKQGFSKTYVTDVNTKQQKISPWYSFIKQRKWGIPIGVGISLLTVFQYSYLRKYPYTPRDSNVYEPINIFVVKCYYFLPFRTLSKIWGWIANLELPTSLRPILYGFYAKTFNANLEEVDLDLSEFPSLSDFFVRPLKYDARPIDHNARIVSPADGKVVHFGPVTSCCVQQIKGVTYNLRHFLGDINIFGSDELSKFTKQDDAAYLKALLKNPMNQLYQLIVYLAPGDYHRFHSPTDWDIEFRRHFQGKLISVNPKIVRYFPNLFSLNERVTYIGKWTGGFMAYTAVGATNVGSIRVYCDKELRTNVIKWPEAKYWKDAHLGCIHLKKGELFGEFRMGSTIVLLFEAPKDFKFCIQEGQTIKMGQAFATCTVETEEKLYKQSL